A window of the Myxocyprinus asiaticus isolate MX2 ecotype Aquarium Trade chromosome 11, UBuf_Myxa_2, whole genome shotgun sequence genome harbors these coding sequences:
- the LOC127447703 gene encoding uncharacterized protein LOC127447703 isoform X1 — MASECTYNAQYGTDDTVCTTKLPGREQRERAEMHVNGGFASVTSSAFFEVIGDSLYRKKLEKGFVQYREVLAEHKRLQSIAAFHEKRPGKSHHTLDDTYRLVAEHYWWEGMYFQVRDFVLCCEECQRSQSERSECSDVEIISRMVESHSHEVLRKLNGQREAGLFCDITLKTRGGQSFVAHKAVLAAVSEYFQELFTEMDSATNPQSHVDLTGFSEQSLLALLEFSYTSTLNLNLDSLTEVSAMARHLRMWPALEACSAIKRERETCQPCSKMHSTAGEPNNSMSGPFRRDHSSTTGGKVELKRRRKDEEGEGSGSSWNTQAHYSEHIVDKVSDESESETSNPQLQCQAPSTFQVEKNCSPCSPNRRMKLMDFKSPSGKRKPSSRPTSSVISSSPCTSTRSSSPSRRLLRSSPGAALALRRLLPKIDLSTKRKRKSSAYRACKPRSEFSATSSQSQATSLTHVTSARVKEENLEEELCNVVHQDEVHSPCAQEKYRLLSFLGLQRKSLVPGPEELSGWGQKKRLRKSKVSDYSLTARRKPRAQGVTLGFGASLGELAVVSPSLSLCDMSRMDLLKRPVKVESQELWKQERSKKKRQGSAGQTVQSSARTTRSRALLQTDSSITNSERPLRRHHRNQDKTQLLPARRGRLPAHNACDAHKRTILKIKRESSDNAILPPIHHCNTAFHHQGMQTTKATGSARRGRPPADRTVRVATTKSQHTKRYKPGCPTTDKPKTSKQIKSKTKCIYTTGMAQAKHSRTERGTQVKENRKIKEHANRKGSSKVQYSAINWETNHQHLHSRPLYKTIKEEPADPLPLTQPFPASDLSDLGKRQSKPPIKLLDQGFLFGFCRSPSGIKREEESVDICLTRSVSHGSSSHGDSSPDMVKRDRVRARIMPDRTGLNGPHWAGLGKRQTPFSQRIAVRVKTERDETSGSQRLKVSRVPQHPQASKRSCKVKKEPTKTKNVNQLLPLSSHRSFLLESIRQARLKQMKGPQGQASSGAHACLQCRASYRDCDALIMHRIRHIEGKHWPCPLCSKAFFRQRNVRKHIRTHNPKLYKCRQCIAAH; from the exons ATGGCCAGTGAATGCACCTATAACGCTCAGTATGGTACTGATGACACCGTATGCACTACTAAACTCCCAGGGCGCGAGCAACGGGAACGCGCGGAGATGCATGTGAATGGCGGATTCGCGTCCGTCACGTCTTCTGCCTTCTTCGAGGTCATCGGCGACTCTCTTTACCGCAAGAAGTTGGAGAAGGGTTTCGTCCAGTACCGGGAGGTGCTGGCTGAACACAAGCGGCTCCAGTCCATAGCCGCCTTCCATGAGAAGAGACCGGGCAAGTCGCACCACACCCTGGATGACACGTACAGACTGGTGGCCGAGCACTATTGGTGGGAAG GAATGTACTTTCAGGTCAGAGACTTTGTACTCTGTTGTGAGGAATGCCAACGTAGTCAGTCTGAAAGATCAGAG TGTTCAGATGTGGAAATTATCTCCAGGATGGTGGAATCACATAGTCATGAAGTCTTAAGGAAGCTGAATGGACAACGGGAGGCAGGGCTCTTCTGTGACATCACACTGAAAACTAGAGGTGGCCAGTCTTTCGTTGCCCACAAGGCGGTCCTTGCGGCGGTGAGCGAGTATTTCCAGGAGTTATTTACTGAAATGGACTCAGCCACTAACCCTCAGTCGCATGTTGACCTCACAG GTTTCAGTGAGCAGAGCTTGCTTGCTTTACTTGAGTTCTCTTACACTTCGACCCTAAATCTGAATCTGGACAGCTTGACAGAGGTTTCTGCAATGGCTCGTCATCTACGCATGTGGCCTGCCCTTGAGGCCTGCTCAGCTATCAAAAGAGAGCGAGAGACTTGTCAGCCATGTTCCAAAATGCACAGTACTGCTGGTGAACCAAATAATTCAATGTCTGGGCCTTTCAGGAGAGACCACTCTTCAACTACAGGAGGAAAGGTGGAACTCAAGAGGAGGAGAAAGGATGAGGAAGGAGAAGGCTCTGGGTCTTCCTGGAACACCCAAGCACATTACAGTGAGCACATTGTTGATAAAGTGTCAGATGAATCTGAATCAGAAACCTCAAACCCTCAGCTCCAATGCCAAGCCCCATCCACTTTTCAGGTTGAGAAAAATTGCTCTCCATGCAGCCCAAATCGCAGAATGAAGCTTATGGACTTCAAATCTCCATCTGGTAAGAGAAAGCCTTCCTCTCGCCCCACATCTTCAGTCATCTCATCATCTCCTTGCACCTCTACTCGTTCTTCCTCTCCATCACGTCGTTTGCTTCGTTCCTCACCTGGCGCTGCCCTTGCTTTGCGCAGACTCTTGCCCAAAATTGACCTCTCCACCAAGAGAAAGAGGAAGTCTTCTGCCTACCGGGCATGCAAGCCCCGTTCTGAATTCTCAGCGACTTCGTCCCAATCTCAGGCAACCTCTTTGACCCATGTAACCTCAGCAAGGGTAAAGGAGGAGAATTTGGAGGAAGAGCTATGTAATGTAGTCCATCAGGATGAGGTGCACAGCCCTTGTGCTCAGGAGAAATACCGTCTTCTGAGTTTCCTTGGCTTGCAGAGAAAGTCTCTGGTTCCTGGTCCAGAGGAACTGTCTGGTTGGGGTCAGAAAAAACGACTTAGGAAGTCAAAAGTCAGTGATTATTCACTCACAGCCCGACGTAAACCCCGTGCACAAGGAGTCACATTGGGTTTTGGAGCCAGTTTAGGGGAACTTGCAGTAGTTAGTCCTTCTCTGTCCCTCTGTGACATGAGTAGAATGGACTTACTGAAGAGACCAGTGAAAGTAGAGTCCCAAGAACTCTGGAAACAAGAAAGGTCCAAAAAGAAAAGACAGGGTTCTGCAGGGCAAACTGTGCAATCAAGTGCAAGGACTACACGTAGCAGGGCTTTGCTGCAGACAGACTCCAGTATAACTAACAGTGAGAGACCACTCAGACGTCACCATAGAAATCAAGACAAAACACAACTCCTGCCTGCAAGAAGAGGTAGGTTACCAGCACACAATGCCTGTGATGCTCATAAAAGGACTATCCTCAAGATAAAACGTGAATCTTCTGACAATGCCATCCTACCACCTATTCACCATTGCAATACTGCCTTCCACCACCAAGGAATGCAAACTACTAAAGCAACAGGATCAGCACGCAGGGGTCGCCCACCTGCAGATCGCACAGTAAGGGTAGCCACAACAAAGTCGCAGCACACAAAGCGGTACAAACCTGGCTGTCCCACAACCGACAAACCTAAAActtcaaaacaaattaaaagcaaaacaaaatgcatcTACACCACAGGAATGGCACAAGCAAAGCACAGCAGAACTGAAAGAGGAACACAGGTGAAGGAGAACAGAAAGATTAAAGAACATGCAAACAGAAAAGGGAGCTCTAAAGTTCAATACAGTGCCATAAACTGGGAGACCAACCATCAGCATCTTCACAGTCGTCCTCTTTATAAAACCATAAAGGAAGAGCCAGCTGACCCCCTACCCCTAACCCAGCCATTCCCAGCCAGCGATCTCTCAGACCTGGGTAAGCGTCAGAGCAAACCACCCATTAAACTGCTGGATCAAGGCTTCCTCTTTGGCTTCTGTCGGTCACCAAGTGGCATCAAACGAGAGGAGGAGAGTGTGGACATCTGCCTTACTCGGTCTGTCTCCCATGGAAGTAGTTCCCATGGGGATTCATCACCCGACATGGTGAAAAGAGATCGGGTGAGGGCCAGGATTATGCCAGATCGAACGGGTCTAAATGGGCCTCATTGGGCTGGACTGGGGAAAAGACAGACACCCTTTTCTCAAAGGATTGCTGTTCGAGTGAAGACAGAGAGGGATGAAACAAGTGGGTCCCAAAGGTTGAAGGTTAGCAGAGTCCCTCAACACCCCCAGGCCAGCAAGAGGAGCTGTAAAGTGAAGAAAGAACCAACAAAGACAAAG aATGTAAATCAGCTGCTTCCTCTGAGCAGTCACCGTTCCTTCCTATTGGAATCTATCCGACAGGCACGTCTCAAACAGATGAAGGGTCCTCAAGGCCAGGCCTCCAGTGGAGCACATGCTTGCCTGCAGTGCAGGGCCTCCTACAGGGACTGCGATGCCCTCATCATGCACCGTATCAGGCACATTGAAGGCAAACACTGGCCCTGCCCG TTGTGCAGCAAGGCTTTCTTCAGGCAGAGAAATGTAAGGAAACACATAAGGACACACAATCCCAAACTGTACAAATGCCGCCAGTGCATTGCTGCTCACTGA
- the LOC127447703 gene encoding uncharacterized protein LOC127447703 isoform X3, whose amino-acid sequence MYFQVRDFVLCCEECQRSQSERSECSDVEIISRMVESHSHEVLRKLNGQREAGLFCDITLKTRGGQSFVAHKAVLAAVSEYFQELFTEMDSATNPQSHVDLTGFSEQSLLALLEFSYTSTLNLNLDSLTEVSAMARHLRMWPALEACSAIKRERETCQPCSKMHSTAGEPNNSMSGPFRRDHSSTTGGKVELKRRRKDEEGEGSGSSWNTQAHYSEHIVDKVSDESESETSNPQLQCQAPSTFQVEKNCSPCSPNRRMKLMDFKSPSGKRKPSSRPTSSVISSSPCTSTRSSSPSRRLLRSSPGAALALRRLLPKIDLSTKRKRKSSAYRACKPRSEFSATSSQSQATSLTHVTSARVKEENLEEELCNVVHQDEVHSPCAQEKYRLLSFLGLQRKSLVPGPEELSGWGQKKRLRKSKVSDYSLTARRKPRAQGVTLGFGASLGELAVVSPSLSLCDMSRMDLLKRPVKVESQELWKQERSKKKRQGSAGQTVQSSARTTRSRALLQTDSSITNSERPLRRHHRNQDKTQLLPARRGRLPAHNACDAHKRTILKIKRESSDNAILPPIHHCNTAFHHQGMQTTKATGSARRGRPPADRTVRVATTKSQHTKRYKPGCPTTDKPKTSKQIKSKTKCIYTTGMAQAKHSRTERGTQVKENRKIKEHANRKGSSKVQYSAINWETNHQHLHSRPLYKTIKEEPADPLPLTQPFPASDLSDLGKRQSKPPIKLLDQGFLFGFCRSPSGIKREEESVDICLTRSVSHGSSSHGDSSPDMVKRDRVRARIMPDRTGLNGPHWAGLGKRQTPFSQRIAVRVKTERDETSGSQRLKVSRVPQHPQASKRSCKVKKEPTKTKNVNQLLPLSSHRSFLLESIRQARLKQMKGPQGQASSGAHACLQCRASYRDCDALIMHRIRHIEGKHWPCPLCSKAFFRQRNVRKHIRTHNPKLYKCRQCIAAH is encoded by the exons ATGTACTTTCAGGTCAGAGACTTTGTACTCTGTTGTGAGGAATGCCAACGTAGTCAGTCTGAAAGATCAGAG TGTTCAGATGTGGAAATTATCTCCAGGATGGTGGAATCACATAGTCATGAAGTCTTAAGGAAGCTGAATGGACAACGGGAGGCAGGGCTCTTCTGTGACATCACACTGAAAACTAGAGGTGGCCAGTCTTTCGTTGCCCACAAGGCGGTCCTTGCGGCGGTGAGCGAGTATTTCCAGGAGTTATTTACTGAAATGGACTCAGCCACTAACCCTCAGTCGCATGTTGACCTCACAG GTTTCAGTGAGCAGAGCTTGCTTGCTTTACTTGAGTTCTCTTACACTTCGACCCTAAATCTGAATCTGGACAGCTTGACAGAGGTTTCTGCAATGGCTCGTCATCTACGCATGTGGCCTGCCCTTGAGGCCTGCTCAGCTATCAAAAGAGAGCGAGAGACTTGTCAGCCATGTTCCAAAATGCACAGTACTGCTGGTGAACCAAATAATTCAATGTCTGGGCCTTTCAGGAGAGACCACTCTTCAACTACAGGAGGAAAGGTGGAACTCAAGAGGAGGAGAAAGGATGAGGAAGGAGAAGGCTCTGGGTCTTCCTGGAACACCCAAGCACATTACAGTGAGCACATTGTTGATAAAGTGTCAGATGAATCTGAATCAGAAACCTCAAACCCTCAGCTCCAATGCCAAGCCCCATCCACTTTTCAGGTTGAGAAAAATTGCTCTCCATGCAGCCCAAATCGCAGAATGAAGCTTATGGACTTCAAATCTCCATCTGGTAAGAGAAAGCCTTCCTCTCGCCCCACATCTTCAGTCATCTCATCATCTCCTTGCACCTCTACTCGTTCTTCCTCTCCATCACGTCGTTTGCTTCGTTCCTCACCTGGCGCTGCCCTTGCTTTGCGCAGACTCTTGCCCAAAATTGACCTCTCCACCAAGAGAAAGAGGAAGTCTTCTGCCTACCGGGCATGCAAGCCCCGTTCTGAATTCTCAGCGACTTCGTCCCAATCTCAGGCAACCTCTTTGACCCATGTAACCTCAGCAAGGGTAAAGGAGGAGAATTTGGAGGAAGAGCTATGTAATGTAGTCCATCAGGATGAGGTGCACAGCCCTTGTGCTCAGGAGAAATACCGTCTTCTGAGTTTCCTTGGCTTGCAGAGAAAGTCTCTGGTTCCTGGTCCAGAGGAACTGTCTGGTTGGGGTCAGAAAAAACGACTTAGGAAGTCAAAAGTCAGTGATTATTCACTCACAGCCCGACGTAAACCCCGTGCACAAGGAGTCACATTGGGTTTTGGAGCCAGTTTAGGGGAACTTGCAGTAGTTAGTCCTTCTCTGTCCCTCTGTGACATGAGTAGAATGGACTTACTGAAGAGACCAGTGAAAGTAGAGTCCCAAGAACTCTGGAAACAAGAAAGGTCCAAAAAGAAAAGACAGGGTTCTGCAGGGCAAACTGTGCAATCAAGTGCAAGGACTACACGTAGCAGGGCTTTGCTGCAGACAGACTCCAGTATAACTAACAGTGAGAGACCACTCAGACGTCACCATAGAAATCAAGACAAAACACAACTCCTGCCTGCAAGAAGAGGTAGGTTACCAGCACACAATGCCTGTGATGCTCATAAAAGGACTATCCTCAAGATAAAACGTGAATCTTCTGACAATGCCATCCTACCACCTATTCACCATTGCAATACTGCCTTCCACCACCAAGGAATGCAAACTACTAAAGCAACAGGATCAGCACGCAGGGGTCGCCCACCTGCAGATCGCACAGTAAGGGTAGCCACAACAAAGTCGCAGCACACAAAGCGGTACAAACCTGGCTGTCCCACAACCGACAAACCTAAAActtcaaaacaaattaaaagcaaaacaaaatgcatcTACACCACAGGAATGGCACAAGCAAAGCACAGCAGAACTGAAAGAGGAACACAGGTGAAGGAGAACAGAAAGATTAAAGAACATGCAAACAGAAAAGGGAGCTCTAAAGTTCAATACAGTGCCATAAACTGGGAGACCAACCATCAGCATCTTCACAGTCGTCCTCTTTATAAAACCATAAAGGAAGAGCCAGCTGACCCCCTACCCCTAACCCAGCCATTCCCAGCCAGCGATCTCTCAGACCTGGGTAAGCGTCAGAGCAAACCACCCATTAAACTGCTGGATCAAGGCTTCCTCTTTGGCTTCTGTCGGTCACCAAGTGGCATCAAACGAGAGGAGGAGAGTGTGGACATCTGCCTTACTCGGTCTGTCTCCCATGGAAGTAGTTCCCATGGGGATTCATCACCCGACATGGTGAAAAGAGATCGGGTGAGGGCCAGGATTATGCCAGATCGAACGGGTCTAAATGGGCCTCATTGGGCTGGACTGGGGAAAAGACAGACACCCTTTTCTCAAAGGATTGCTGTTCGAGTGAAGACAGAGAGGGATGAAACAAGTGGGTCCCAAAGGTTGAAGGTTAGCAGAGTCCCTCAACACCCCCAGGCCAGCAAGAGGAGCTGTAAAGTGAAGAAAGAACCAACAAAGACAAAG aATGTAAATCAGCTGCTTCCTCTGAGCAGTCACCGTTCCTTCCTATTGGAATCTATCCGACAGGCACGTCTCAAACAGATGAAGGGTCCTCAAGGCCAGGCCTCCAGTGGAGCACATGCTTGCCTGCAGTGCAGGGCCTCCTACAGGGACTGCGATGCCCTCATCATGCACCGTATCAGGCACATTGAAGGCAAACACTGGCCCTGCCCG TTGTGCAGCAAGGCTTTCTTCAGGCAGAGAAATGTAAGGAAACACATAAGGACACACAATCCCAAACTGTACAAATGCCGCCAGTGCATTGCTGCTCACTGA
- the LOC127447703 gene encoding uncharacterized protein LOC127447703 isoform X2, translated as MASECTYNAQYGTDDTVCTTKLPGREQRERAEMHVNGGFASVTSSAFFEVIGDSLYRKKLEKGFVQYREVLAEHKRLQSIAAFHEKRPGKSHHTLDDTYRLVAEHYWWEGMYFQVRDFVLCCEECQRSQSERSECSDVEIISRMVESHSHEVLRKLNGQREAGLFCDITLKTRGGQSFVAHKAVLAAVSEYFQELFTEMDSATNPQSHVDLTGFSEQSLLALLEFSYTSTLNLNLDSLTEVSAMARHLRMWPALEACSAIKRERETCQPCSKMHSTAGEPNNSMSGPFRRDHSSTTGGKVELKRRRKDEEGEGSGSSWNTQAHYSEHIVDKVSDESESETSNPQLQCQAPSTFQVEKNCSPCSPNRRMKLMDFKSPSGKRKPSSRPTSSVISSSPCTSTRSSSPSRRLLRSSPGAALALRRLLPKIDLSTKRKRKSSAYRACKPRSEFSATSSQSQATSLTHVTSARVKEENLEEELCNVVHQDEVHSPCAQEKYRLLSFLGLQRKSLVPGPEELSGWGQKKRLRKSKVSDYSLTARRKPRAQGVTLGFGASLGELAVVSPSLSLCDMSRMDLLKRPVKVESQELWKQERSKKKRQGSAGQTVQSSARTTRSRALLQTDSSITNSERPLRRHHRNQDKTQLLPARRGRLPAHNACDAHKRTILKIKRESSDNAILPPIHHCNTAFHHQGMQTTKATGSARRGRPPADRTVRVATTKSQHTKRYKPGCPTTDKPKTSKQIKSKTKCIYTTGMAQAKHSRTERGTQVKENRKIKEHANRKGSSKVQYSAINWETNHQHLHSRPLYKTIKEEPADPLPLTQPFPASDLSDLGKRQSKPPIKLLDQGFLFGFCRSPSGIKREEESVDICLTRSVSHGSSSHGDSSPDMVKRDRVRARIMPDRTGLNGPHWAGLGKRQTPFSQRIAVRVKTERDETSGSQRLKVSRVPQHPQASKRSCKVKKEPTKTKARLKQMKGPQGQASSGAHACLQCRASYRDCDALIMHRIRHIEGKHWPCPLCSKAFFRQRNVRKHIRTHNPKLYKCRQCIAAH; from the exons ATGGCCAGTGAATGCACCTATAACGCTCAGTATGGTACTGATGACACCGTATGCACTACTAAACTCCCAGGGCGCGAGCAACGGGAACGCGCGGAGATGCATGTGAATGGCGGATTCGCGTCCGTCACGTCTTCTGCCTTCTTCGAGGTCATCGGCGACTCTCTTTACCGCAAGAAGTTGGAGAAGGGTTTCGTCCAGTACCGGGAGGTGCTGGCTGAACACAAGCGGCTCCAGTCCATAGCCGCCTTCCATGAGAAGAGACCGGGCAAGTCGCACCACACCCTGGATGACACGTACAGACTGGTGGCCGAGCACTATTGGTGGGAAG GAATGTACTTTCAGGTCAGAGACTTTGTACTCTGTTGTGAGGAATGCCAACGTAGTCAGTCTGAAAGATCAGAG TGTTCAGATGTGGAAATTATCTCCAGGATGGTGGAATCACATAGTCATGAAGTCTTAAGGAAGCTGAATGGACAACGGGAGGCAGGGCTCTTCTGTGACATCACACTGAAAACTAGAGGTGGCCAGTCTTTCGTTGCCCACAAGGCGGTCCTTGCGGCGGTGAGCGAGTATTTCCAGGAGTTATTTACTGAAATGGACTCAGCCACTAACCCTCAGTCGCATGTTGACCTCACAG GTTTCAGTGAGCAGAGCTTGCTTGCTTTACTTGAGTTCTCTTACACTTCGACCCTAAATCTGAATCTGGACAGCTTGACAGAGGTTTCTGCAATGGCTCGTCATCTACGCATGTGGCCTGCCCTTGAGGCCTGCTCAGCTATCAAAAGAGAGCGAGAGACTTGTCAGCCATGTTCCAAAATGCACAGTACTGCTGGTGAACCAAATAATTCAATGTCTGGGCCTTTCAGGAGAGACCACTCTTCAACTACAGGAGGAAAGGTGGAACTCAAGAGGAGGAGAAAGGATGAGGAAGGAGAAGGCTCTGGGTCTTCCTGGAACACCCAAGCACATTACAGTGAGCACATTGTTGATAAAGTGTCAGATGAATCTGAATCAGAAACCTCAAACCCTCAGCTCCAATGCCAAGCCCCATCCACTTTTCAGGTTGAGAAAAATTGCTCTCCATGCAGCCCAAATCGCAGAATGAAGCTTATGGACTTCAAATCTCCATCTGGTAAGAGAAAGCCTTCCTCTCGCCCCACATCTTCAGTCATCTCATCATCTCCTTGCACCTCTACTCGTTCTTCCTCTCCATCACGTCGTTTGCTTCGTTCCTCACCTGGCGCTGCCCTTGCTTTGCGCAGACTCTTGCCCAAAATTGACCTCTCCACCAAGAGAAAGAGGAAGTCTTCTGCCTACCGGGCATGCAAGCCCCGTTCTGAATTCTCAGCGACTTCGTCCCAATCTCAGGCAACCTCTTTGACCCATGTAACCTCAGCAAGGGTAAAGGAGGAGAATTTGGAGGAAGAGCTATGTAATGTAGTCCATCAGGATGAGGTGCACAGCCCTTGTGCTCAGGAGAAATACCGTCTTCTGAGTTTCCTTGGCTTGCAGAGAAAGTCTCTGGTTCCTGGTCCAGAGGAACTGTCTGGTTGGGGTCAGAAAAAACGACTTAGGAAGTCAAAAGTCAGTGATTATTCACTCACAGCCCGACGTAAACCCCGTGCACAAGGAGTCACATTGGGTTTTGGAGCCAGTTTAGGGGAACTTGCAGTAGTTAGTCCTTCTCTGTCCCTCTGTGACATGAGTAGAATGGACTTACTGAAGAGACCAGTGAAAGTAGAGTCCCAAGAACTCTGGAAACAAGAAAGGTCCAAAAAGAAAAGACAGGGTTCTGCAGGGCAAACTGTGCAATCAAGTGCAAGGACTACACGTAGCAGGGCTTTGCTGCAGACAGACTCCAGTATAACTAACAGTGAGAGACCACTCAGACGTCACCATAGAAATCAAGACAAAACACAACTCCTGCCTGCAAGAAGAGGTAGGTTACCAGCACACAATGCCTGTGATGCTCATAAAAGGACTATCCTCAAGATAAAACGTGAATCTTCTGACAATGCCATCCTACCACCTATTCACCATTGCAATACTGCCTTCCACCACCAAGGAATGCAAACTACTAAAGCAACAGGATCAGCACGCAGGGGTCGCCCACCTGCAGATCGCACAGTAAGGGTAGCCACAACAAAGTCGCAGCACACAAAGCGGTACAAACCTGGCTGTCCCACAACCGACAAACCTAAAActtcaaaacaaattaaaagcaaaacaaaatgcatcTACACCACAGGAATGGCACAAGCAAAGCACAGCAGAACTGAAAGAGGAACACAGGTGAAGGAGAACAGAAAGATTAAAGAACATGCAAACAGAAAAGGGAGCTCTAAAGTTCAATACAGTGCCATAAACTGGGAGACCAACCATCAGCATCTTCACAGTCGTCCTCTTTATAAAACCATAAAGGAAGAGCCAGCTGACCCCCTACCCCTAACCCAGCCATTCCCAGCCAGCGATCTCTCAGACCTGGGTAAGCGTCAGAGCAAACCACCCATTAAACTGCTGGATCAAGGCTTCCTCTTTGGCTTCTGTCGGTCACCAAGTGGCATCAAACGAGAGGAGGAGAGTGTGGACATCTGCCTTACTCGGTCTGTCTCCCATGGAAGTAGTTCCCATGGGGATTCATCACCCGACATGGTGAAAAGAGATCGGGTGAGGGCCAGGATTATGCCAGATCGAACGGGTCTAAATGGGCCTCATTGGGCTGGACTGGGGAAAAGACAGACACCCTTTTCTCAAAGGATTGCTGTTCGAGTGAAGACAGAGAGGGATGAAACAAGTGGGTCCCAAAGGTTGAAGGTTAGCAGAGTCCCTCAACACCCCCAGGCCAGCAAGAGGAGCTGTAAAGTGAAGAAAGAACCAACAAAGACAAAG GCACGTCTCAAACAGATGAAGGGTCCTCAAGGCCAGGCCTCCAGTGGAGCACATGCTTGCCTGCAGTGCAGGGCCTCCTACAGGGACTGCGATGCCCTCATCATGCACCGTATCAGGCACATTGAAGGCAAACACTGGCCCTGCCCG TTGTGCAGCAAGGCTTTCTTCAGGCAGAGAAATGTAAGGAAACACATAAGGACACACAATCCCAAACTGTACAAATGCCGCCAGTGCATTGCTGCTCACTGA